A region of the Paenibacillus sp. J23TS9 genome:
CTTCTATTAACGCATGCCATTTCATCATCAGCATGCCCCGTTCATTCGCCGTCAGCGCTGACCAGGATTTCAAAGCGGCGTACGCTGCATCGACCGCACTCGAGGCTTCCTTAGCACCACCATTGGGAATCGATCCGATGATCTCCATGGTCGCCGGGTTCCGCACCTCAATTTTCTCCGGACTTTCCTCCCACTCACCATTTATATACATTTTCTGGATATACATCCCTTAAGTCACCCTTTCTTTGCTGAGCTACTCTACTCTACTCTACTCTACAAATATACCCTTAATCCGGGTAATCACATCAAAAAACTCCCTGGCCCGGCCAGAGAGTTGTGAAGTCGGTTCTATTTTAGTATACCTCTATTCTATGCATCCTTCAAAATCCGCCGTCCAAAGGTCAAGGTCACCGCAATCATGGACACGCCCACAATCAGCTGCATTCCATAGATCTGTGTCCATACCGGCCAATGTTGGATCAGCCCATGCACATTGCCTCCAATGAGCGGTCCGAAAAAGGCTGCAACCCCTGTGATGGCAGCATACATTGCCATGTACATGGGACGTTCACCCTTGGGCGTATCCCCGATCATAAAATTGAAGGCCAGCTGGTTAAAGCCCCCTACCCCAATACCGAAAATAATATGGGCAGCTGCCAGCACAAGCAGCATCGGCAGGACCGACAATAGACCCCATAACAGGCAGGAAAGTGCGATAATCGGCAATGTCCAGAACAGCAGGCGCCGATTGCTGAAGCGTGCATTCAGATTACCCCAGATATAGAAGCTGCCCATCATAAATACCGTCTGCGCAACATTCAGCAGTGACAGCGTCTGATAGTTGATATGCAGCAGCTGCAGCATGACATAAGAATACAGCGGTACCACCAGATTTTGCAAAAACAGAAAGCCTCCCAAAAATAAGGTAGCCTTCAGGAAGGAGCTGTCTCTCAGCGGTTTCTTCAGCATCGGTACAAACCGGCTTTCGGAAGACCGTTCAAACGGCATATCCGGATAAAAGAAAAACATCGTGATGTTGGCGGCAATACATACCCATACAATGATGTACAGGATCAAAAAGCCCTTTCCGCCAGGTTCATAGTCAAGTATGACACCACCCGCATACATCACGAGTGTGCCCAAAGCGTTCAGCATCGTGTTGCGGATCCCGAAATAACGTCCCCTCACTCGTGCCGGAACGATATCGCTGATGAGCGAGTTCCACAGGATGCCTCCAACGGTGTTGAACATGAACGCAAGCGTATATAGAATAATAAATGCCGTCACCCAGTACGGCTTGGGGAACAGAAATGGGATCAGTCCCGTACCTCCCCATAAAATCCGGTGAAACGCCACAAACAGTACAAGCGTCCATTTGCGGCTCTTCAGCCGTTGAATCAAAAAGGCGGCGAAAAGCTGGGCGATATTCACAAACGTAGTTATCGCGAGTACAAATCCCAGCTGGCTGGAGTTCGCACCGAGATACAGCAGAAAGCCGGTGAGGAACTGTCCGCCGAGCAGGGTTTGGAACATTACCGCGGGAACACCCTCCATGGTGGCGATTCTCAAGTTTTTCCTCTGCACCGACGTCTTTCGCTGATACTGCTGCCTCGATCTAAATGAAATCATGATGTACTCTCCTTTGAAGCTACAGTTAAATAAATGAATCATTTCTTTCTCTTTTTATGCCAACTTTTTCTTCTCTTTGCTCAACATTCTACTCGCAAAGGTACCCAAGTCAATACGCTGAGCCAGCCTTGATTCACAAAAAAAATTGTGGGACTTCACGTAGAAATAGGACACCGAAAACGTTATATTTTAGGGTCATAGTCACGGATCAGGAAGACTTGACCGGCATAAAAAACGGAGCCTCGCAATTGCTGCGCAGCTCCGCTTCGTTATGCCATGAATTTAGTTTTCAAGAACTATATGATGTGAGTCAAACTTCAAGAATTTGCGGTGCGGGTGTTACGCCGAACGCCTTTGCTAGATCTGCAAGCTCTTGGTCGGTTATCGTCTGCTTGATGCCGTGACCTGCTGTGAGCATATACACCTGAGCTGCCTTCTCAACCGTTTCTATCAACCCGAAGGTTTCATCCATCGTGGAGCCGCTGCCGAAGATGCCATGATGCGGCCAGATCACAACCCGCCGGTCCTTCATTTTCTCCGCTGTCTTCCGGCCGATCTCTGCGCTTCCCGGTACCATCCATGGCAATACGCCAACACCTTCCGGGAAAACAACAATGCATTCGGTGCACATTTGCCAAAGTGTTTTTGTGAATTTTTTCTCATCCAAGTCATGGACAAACGTCATAGCGATCACATTTGTAGCATGGGTGTGCATGACGATCCGATGATTGGGATCCACTTTCAGGCGTTCAATATGGCTCATGAAATGAGATGCCAGCTCGCTCGTAGGGAAGGTGTTGCCGCTAAAGCCCCATAGTACATCGACATGCTCTCCGTCGGCTGTCACGCGAATAACACCCAGGTTCATACCCGGATCGGAAATCACATTTCTGAAATACTTGCCCGATCCGGTCACGACAAAGATTTTGCCCGCAAGCTCAGGAACCGGAAAAGACAACGTGATGACGCGGCCTGTTCCTTTCAGATCTATATGAGGGCTGACCTCCGCTTCATCCAATATACGGCTGATATTTCCACCGTTGCGTTCATCCCAGCCGAACTTCCACATATGATACGTGATTTCAGCCATCTCACGGATAAACGGTATTTCAAGCGCTGGCACATCCCCGGTCATTTCCATCATTGAAGTGCTCACAGCAAGCCTCTCCTTTTGTGTAATCTGTATTTTACACCCTCATCGTACAGCGGACTCTGCTTGTAGTCAACATAAACAAAGATTATAATATTGTTTTATTTTTGTTTTTGTACTTTTTATGTCCGTTTATGAATGTTGACCTATCACTTCTGATCACTTTCTATGAGATAATGATTTCAGGATTGACAGTTATAGACATATTCGATATATTATGTTCAATTTAATCGATGATCCGCTTACGTTGAAGCACTCGTAAGAGAAGGCTGTACATGCCTTTCTTTTTCGGGTGTTTTTTGCGTTCTACGTCATCCATTAATCAGTTCAGCCCACTTTCGCGTAAAGGAGAATTCCCATGAAAACATTCAAATGCTTTACCCCCGCCGTCTTGCCTTTCATTTTCGCTCTGTCTCTAACTCTTTCCATTCCAGCAGACGCAGCAGCCTCCATGCAATGGTCTGCATCGCAGCAAGCCGCCGTTGATCATGCCTCAGCCTCGGATGCCGCACTCCGCAGCAAGCTGGGGTCTTTGTACAGTACCTTTACAAGCCTTCAATCCCAGCTTCAGCAGGCAGATCAGAGCATTAGTTCACTTCATTACAAGAATGAGGATGCGCAATCATCGTTGACCAAACAGATCAAAGTGATTGATGCGGACAAGATCGCGAAGCTTGAGCAGGCGGTCAAACAGGCCAAAGACAAGTACAAACCTCTTCTCTCCATGTACACAGCGCTCAACCAGCAGATCACAACAGCCAACAAACTCAAGAACAAGCAGCTAACCTCCGTCCTGAAAGCTCAAGCCGATACGATGAAAATTGCTGTTCAAATTGCAAAAGCGGATATTAAAAACAAGGAGCAGGCGCTTGCTTCCGCCAAAACCAAAAAAACGGCATCGCAGAAAAAAATCCGGGCAATCCTCGCGGGTGCCGACCCGCTCCGTATTAAAATCAAGGCTGAAAAAAGCACGGCAACCATTTTAAATAAAAATGTCAGCCCAATGTGGAAAGGCGTAACCCAGTCCATAAAGGTCGGGGATGCTAAGAAAATTAATAATGACCTGAATACCTTGGTCTCCCAGCTCCGTCAAATTCAATCCCAAAAACAAAAGATTCTCACACTGGAAAATCAGATCAGCACCATCCTACAAAACGCCAAAACCCAGCTAGCCTCTGCGTAAGTAGTAGTATCGATATAGAGCATGTATATCCTTCGAAAAATTTGATTGCGGTTGCAACCAGATTTTGGTATGATGAAACCCTTCTCACTCGTTCGCCTTGACTGAAGTTGACGGATTTCGTCACCACAGAACTTATCGGAGGTGTACAATGCTCTATTTCACTTTGGCTTCAAAAGCGTATGCCCGCAATCTGCATTATCGCGGCGCGCATATGCTGCACAACATCGCAAGCGCTCTTTTTGGCTATCTTTACGCCTGTATTTGGATCGGTATTGGTCAAGATCGCCCGCTTGGCGAGTATGGAGTGCACGGCATGATCGGCTATATTGCTTTTACACAGGCTTCACTGTGGATATCCGGCTTTATTACCAATGGGCTCGGTATTCCGCAAGCAGTCAGGACAGGACAAATCTCGCTGGATTTAATGCGTCCTGTCCATTTGTTTGTTCTATGCATGTGCAGGGAATGGGGGCAGATCGCCTATCAATTTGTATACAAGTCTCTTCCTATCTATCTCTTGTATATGCTTCTGTTCTCACTTTCCCTGCCAACCCACTGGACAACTCTGCTGTGTTCATTGATCGCCCTGGCCGCTGCTGCCTATATGTCCATCTGCATGAATTACATCATTGGTGCCACTTCACTTTGGACAACCGAATCAAGCTGGCTGTACTGGGTTAATCACGCGCTTATCAATCTTCTCGCCGGTTTTTTTATTCCGGTGGAATGGCTGCCGTCTTGGCTGCAGACGATCAGCTGGATGTCTCCCTATCCCTATCTCCTGTATGTACCAACCCGGATCTATCTCGGTTACGAACAGTCGGCCAGTCTGATAGGTTCCTTTGCATGGTGCATCGTCTTCACACTGCTCTGCCTGCTCGTAACCGTCATCGTTAGACGAAAAGTGGAGGTGCAGGGCGGATGAGCATCAGATATTGGCTCGATCTATATGCTGTACTCATCCGTTCAAGTATCCGGAGCCGGATGCAGTACAAGCTGAATTTCATGTTGGGCACAGTACTCGCTGCTGTCATTCAGATTGCGGAATTTCTGATGATTGCGATCGTCTTGAACAAATTCGGCGCGGTCAAAGGCTGGTCACTCTATGAAGTGGGGTATCTTTTTGCCGTCATGACTCTGTCCAAAACGCTGTATCGCACCTTTGCAAGCGATGTCCACCATCTGGAGAACTACTTGACGACTGGTGAGCTGGATCAGCTGCTGACCCGTCCGGTCCCAATACTGATGGCCCTCATGTCGCAAAACATCCGTCTGATGCCGGGTGAACTGCTCCAGGGAGGGGCGATTCTCTACTGGGCTTTGTATGGACTCATGTCGAGCGGTCAGATTCATTGGATCGCCCTTCCCTATACGGCGTTTGTTATTTTCACCGGAGCCATAATCCTTTTCTCCATCGGTCTCGTGACAGCTACGGTTGGTTTCTGGATCACGCGGATTAACGAGCTTCAAACCCTTACGGAGGATGCAGCGCAAACAGCGGTCCGTTACCCGCTTATACTCTATCCTTCCTGGCTGCGTTCCATCCTGCTCGTTATGATTCCGGTCGGGTTCGTTAATTACGTTCCTTCCCTGTTCATTCTGCGTGGTGAATACGGTTCATGGTTGGTGTATGGCATTGCGCCGCTAGCCGGTCTCTTTCTCTACCTGGGCTTGAAGTTTTGGAAGTTCGGACTGACCCGCTATCAAAGTACAGGAAGCTAGAATGAAAGGGGATATGAAGGAAATGAGTTATGCACAACCCATGATTGAGGTCAGCGGACTGAACAAACAATTTCGGACGCCTGTAGTCAAAGAGGGCCGCTTCGCCGGTCTCCGTACATTATTTACCCGGGAATACCGGATGAAGGAAGCAGTGAAGGATATCAGCTTCACGATTCATAAAGGAGATTTCGTCGGGTATATCGGCCCGAATGGGGCCGGCAAATCTACCACGATCAAAATGCTTACCGGCATTCTTCATCCTTCTTCAGGAGAAGTGAAAATAAACGGAGTCAATCCACATCAACAGAGGCGCCAGGTTGCCAAACGGCTCGGAGTCGTCTTCGGCCAGCGGAGCCAGCTGTGGTGGGACCTGCCGGTAAAAGATTCTTATGATATTCTCGCCCTTATGTATAAAGTAACTGCGCAGGATAAGGAAAAGCGGCTCGATGAGCTCGGGGAATTGCTGGATCTGAAGGAGTTTTGGCTTACGCCGGTCCGTAAACTCTCCCTGGGACAGCGTATGCGCGCCGATATCGCAGCCTCTATGCTGCATGATCCGGATGTTCTTTTTCTGGATGAGCCGACCATAGGCCTTGATGTGACAGCCAAACGCAGCATACGCGGATTTTTAAAAAAGCTGAACAGCGAGTATGGGAAAACCATCCTGCTCACCACCCATGATATGGATGACATCGAGCAGCTGTGCGAACGGGTAATGGTCATCAATCATGGGGAACTCAGCTACGAGGGAACGATTGAAAACCTGCGGGATAGGATCGGATTGCCTACGCTCATTAGGGTTACGTTCAATGGAGCCTATCAACTCCCTACTCCAGATGGTCTCGGACTTCCGATTGAAGTCGCTCTCGATGCAGACCATGTATTCCGTATCGTTGAAGCAAACAACCGTGAGTTACATATCGAAGCAAATAGACAGCAGGTCAAAGCGATGGACATCCTGCGGCTGGTCAGCGGCTGGGGCGAGGTAGCGGATATTCATATGGAGGAGCCTGATTTCGAGGATGTCATCCACCGGGTTTATTGAGGGAGCTGACCATTCAATTCCATACAATACGGCAGCGGTCACCCTTGTCCCCGAAATTCGCCCGTTAATACATTCAGGAGTCTCGGGGACAACAGCGATAGAAGGATTGATTTGTTCGCGGAGTAGCTTTTAGCGGCTATAATCCGATCAAAATAATAACGGTTTATTCAATACGTAGGGAACGTGCCAATGATCATGAGATCTTTGCAGCACGCTCCCTTTTTTTTCGTCACACATGCAGCAGCTTTTGATGAAAAGGATTCCCTTGCACAGGCTCGAAATGGTTGCTGAGCTCATTCAGAAACACAATTTTGCCGCAAGCGCCGCTTTTCATCAGTTCAAAAGCTTCCTCGAAACGGTCCAGCGAACAGGTATGTGTCACCAGTTTGTCCAGCCCCAGATTTCCGCTGCGCAAAAGCCCCTTCATCTGGTACCATGTTTCGTACATTCGGCGACCGGTAATCCCTTCCACCCGGATGCCTTTGAAGATGATCTGCCCGAGATCCATCGGCACATCGCGGGTAGGAATACCGAGCAGCGAGACACGGGCTGCACGAGCTGCCGCTTCAAAACCATCCCGGATCGCTTCCGGATGACCCGACATTTCCAGCACGACTTCCGCCCCCTCTCCCCCCGTAATATCACGTACTACCTGCGGCAAGTTTGCGTTGATACTGTTGATGACAATATCCGCCCCCATCTGGTGGGCCATATGAAGCCGGTAAGGATGAATATCCGCAGCCATGACCAAACCGGCACCACAGGCTTTGGCTACCGAAATGGCCATAAGTCCAATCAGTCCCGCTCCAACGATCAGCACGGATTTGCCAACAATGTCTCCGGAAAGAACCGTATGTACGGCATTGCCTAAAGGATCCTGCAGACAAGCCAGCTCATAAGGCATATCCGGATCGTTTTGAATAATGCTGCCTGCCTTAACGACCGCATACTCTGCGAAGCATCCCGGTGCGGTGATTCCGAAGCTGCGGGTATGATGGCAGACATGCGCATTTCCCGTACGGCAGGCTTTGCAGGTACCGCATACCATATGACCTTCGGCGGATACATGGTCTCCGATCCGTATCTTTTCGACCTGTTCCCCGGACTCCACGACGATACCGGCAAATTCATGACCGAATACGTTTCCGGTCACAACCGACTTCTCAGCCCATTTATCCCAGTTATAGATATGTACATCGGTGCCGCAGATGGAGCTTGCTTTCACCTTTACAAGAACTTCATCCGGACCGATCTCAGGTATAGGTACTTCTTTATATACTGCGCCGGGAGCGCGATGCTCTTTGACAAGCCCGGTCATGGTTTTTTTCATGGATGGTACGCCACCTTCTTATCAATTTATAATGCTGCAAAGTGCAGACAAAAAAAAAGAACTGACATCAGCAGGAGCAACTCAGCAAGCTCTCTGTATCAATTCAAGACCTCATAATCTACGGATTCACGCTGACGATGTTGCCTGCGTAATCCCTCCAATTCGTTCCGTCGAAAAATACCGGTTTTTTCTTCGTCGGATCATAATACGTGTCGCCTTCTACCGGTTTTTTTGTTACTTCAGTCGTTCTCTTTAAATTAATGAACTTATCCTTCAAAACTACCTCGGTATATTTACCGCTTGAACTGCTTGCTTTGCCGCGGAAAAAGAGACGCCCGGTCTGCAATTGATACTGCATATATCCCGGAGCATAATCCGCGGATGGAAATCCGGAGGTACTGCTTTCATCAATGATCATCGGGGTCAGCATGGCTTTTTCATATCCTTTGAAGAAAAGCGCGAATTTGTTGGCGTTATACCACACGGAGCCCGGGTCTATGCCAGATAGGCTGCCATTGTTTATATCCCCCTGCAGCTGAGACATTCTCAGCATGGGCAGTCTCTCGGCAATCTGTCTTCCTGCCCAAGTCATATCAGCTTCAACATGGTCATCAATAGGAAGATTGTTAGGATTGACATTACCTTGGATGTGATGGCGTCCTTGTACAACCGATATGGCTTTGACCCCATACTTCCTGCCTGCGCGGGTATCGAGAAACAGATTGCCTTGTACAATGGTAAAATCCGCTCCAAACAAATTGATGCCGCAGATCTGATCATGGTTTGTTGCCGGGTTCATATCCTGGTAATTCCAGTTTTGAATGCGGTTATTAGTCAAAATAATGTTCGAGCATTTCTGTTCCGGATAATTCGAACCATTCACGGTGGCGATGCCTGAGGTGGGCACATTGTCGATTGCATTCCCGCTGACGATAATATCCTTGGAAGCATAAATATTAATAGCCCCGAAGCTGTAATCCTTGATGGCTGGCGCACTTATGCTGTTGCTTTCCACAATGCACTGCCTTACACCCCATATTTCGATGCCGTCATAACGGTTATTGATACAAATATTGCCCGATATCGTAATGTCGTACGTCTCGAACTGATTTGAGGAAAACGCGGTTATCCCTTCCTGTCCATTTCCGATGACGATATTTCCTGATGCCAGGTTACTAAAACATTTCCGGTCGGCAGCCGAGGTAATGCCGATATTCGTATCAAACGTAATGCCTTGTCCGCCGCAGTTTTCAATATGGTTGTTCATGATGCGGCAATATTTTGAAGAAGATGCATTGATACCGGTGTTTAAATTTCCTTCCACATTGTTGAACAGCGTTTTATTCTTGAGCCGGTTGCCTTGAGCAAGCATATCCGTGCATCCGCTTAAATAAATGATCCGTTCGGTTACATTTTTGGTGTTCAGGATCTGGTTGTTCAGAATCATGCCGTTAGTGCATGCAGTAAAGGCCCAGTTCCCGGCATTTTCAGACACATGCAGCTGCTGGATAATAAAATCCGAGCTTGAACTGATGTCAAAGCTGATTTTCCCTTCCAGGTTTTCAATTTCAAAAGACGAAATGCCGCTGCCTGTAAATAGCGTATCCGGAAAAGAAGATGCGCTTTGCAGTACGGCCCCTTTTTCACCGGAAAGCCGCACGCTGGACTTCAAATTAATGGTACCTGCGGTATAGGATGCCTGGGGAAAAACGACCGTTCCGCCAACAGAAGTTGCGATATTGATCGCGTTTTGAATGCCCTTCGTGTCATCATTTTTCCCATTTCCCAGCGCACCGAACCACTGCGGATAGAATTCCTTGACCTGAGGAGTACCCTTAATTTGGCCGTCACCGGCAAAAATCTGTGTTATTCCGGCTTCGATTTTTCCGTTAAAGTTCACCGTTCTCCCTGCCGCAATATTGAGCTTGGCTCCATTCATGAAATTCAGCATAATATTCGGGTCAATGGTCAGGTCCGAATTTACTGGATAGGTTCCGCCCGGAAGAACAAGGACTCCTCCCCCGGATAATTTCATTTTTGCCACCTCATCCCCGAGCCTCGCTGGGTCCGTTACCGTAACAAACGGGATACTGTCAGCCATTTTATTCAACCTCCCTGTCCAATCCATCATCAACTTGTGAAGTCTTATAGCATTACTACACTATTCAGACGATTTCTTGTTTGCTGTAGTCATTCTGATTAATTTTAGGGATAGGCGGGTTGAAGATATTCGGCTTTACCGCAGTTTGCTTTCGAAGGAGCGTTTGATTGGCAACCAAGCCATAAAGAATCCAGTTCACTGGATTGGTGAAATAACCGCCAGCGACCTGATAAACGAGGATGAAAGTCAGCAGTCCTGCTTTGAAAATTATCTCGTGCCTTTGAATTCTCATCACCAACATGGTATGGAATACTAAAAGCAGGACTATCACCCCTATACCGCCTTCGGCGATAACGTACATAAAAGAATTGGCAATAACCCCCACCAGTCCCTGGCTATAGTAAGCATTCTGGACCGCATCCGTATTCAAGTTCCCCAGCCCGGTTCCAATGTAGCTCGAATGAACAAGAATCTGCTCCATAATCCGGGCACTAACGTTGAAACGGTAAAATACGGAGCCGTCCGTTCCACTTAGAATATCGTTTAACCGCATATAGAAGCTGTTATTGCTCATCACAAACCAAACCGCTGCCAACGTGCCTGTCAAGATAAGCAGTATCGTCAGGAGGAGCTTCTGGATACTTACTCTATCGCATAAATAGCAGAGGTACATCACCATGAAAGCCAGCCCGAGACTGAGCATACCGCCCATTCCTGCGGAGACAATAACGATTAAAGCATTGGTCAGCATAAAAAAAAGATTCACAAGATTGTGTCTGAGGCGGGTTTCATTCAATACAAACATGCCCAAAATCACGAGCAGAATGCATACATGAAAAGACGCTTCGCTTGGTTCTGCATAAAATAGAGCCAATCGGACCTTCTGATACAGATTAACATCATCATCTAAACGCCACAGCAGCTTCGTCTTATGAACCATACCGATGCACAGCAATGCCAGATTGATGATGGATGCGGAATAGACGATCTTTTTGAAGGAGCTCATGTTCATTTTCATTTCTCTTACTTGGAGGAATAGCATCACGTTCAGAAAAAGCTTGGCGAGGTTGATTGCGAGCCGTCCCATATCAATTTGATCGTTTACGACAATTTGCAGAAATGCATAAAGAATGACGAAATAGACATATCCGGCTGTTTTCAATGTCAGTTTTCTGCGCTGGATGATATCCCTCAAGATCAGAATAATCGACAAGAAATAGAACAAATCCAGGTTAGCCGTAATTCCCTGATGCAGCACATAAACCATAGCAAATATGATTTCCATATGAATTCACTTACCCCATATTCATAGTTCTATTCTTTATCGCATTCCAACCGTTCACTGGCTTTGCTTCACCTTCTCCCTGAAATATCCTGTAAAGCTTCGCACACGCTGCGGCTTCTTTTGAAACAACTCAAAAGATTGGAATAAATGTTCATACATTTTAACGATCCTCTCCCAGGTATATTCCATGGATATTCTTGCCTTGGCTTTGGTCTCCAGTATTTTCATCCTGATATCATCATATTGGTCAAGCTCGTGGATCCGGGCTGCCAGCGAACCAGGATCGGCCGAAAAATACACCGCACCATCTCCTCCGACTTCACGGTTAAATACCACGTCATACAGCAGGTTCAGCTTGGTTGACGCCAGGGCTTCAAGCAAAGAGGGGTTGGTCCCTCCCACTTCATGCCCGTGGCAGTAACCATATGCAAGTTCCCTGATTTTCTTCAGGAGCTGTTCTTGATATACGGTTCCCACGAATTTAATCCGGGCATCCAGATCAAAATGGCATTTTTGAAGCAACTCTTCAAAATAAGAATTTTGTTCGACACCAGTGATGATCACCAGATCCTTTGTCGTATCGGACGCCATGAACTCATTGATGATCA
Encoded here:
- a CDS encoding MFS transporter, which gives rise to MISFRSRQQYQRKTSVQRKNLRIATMEGVPAVMFQTLLGGQFLTGFLLYLGANSSQLGFVLAITTFVNIAQLFAAFLIQRLKSRKWTLVLFVAFHRILWGGTGLIPFLFPKPYWVTAFIILYTLAFMFNTVGGILWNSLISDIVPARVRGRYFGIRNTMLNALGTLVMYAGGVILDYEPGGKGFLILYIIVWVCIAANITMFFFYPDMPFERSSESRFVPMLKKPLRDSSFLKATLFLGGFLFLQNLVVPLYSYVMLQLLHINYQTLSLLNVAQTVFMMGSFYIWGNLNARFSNRRLLFWTLPIIALSCLLWGLLSVLPMLLVLAAAHIIFGIGVGGFNQLAFNFMIGDTPKGERPMYMAMYAAITGVAAFFGPLIGGNVHGLIQHWPVWTQIYGMQLIVGVSMIAVTLTFGRRILKDA
- the rhaD gene encoding rhamnulose-1-phosphate aldolase, whose protein sequence is MTGDVPALEIPFIREMAEITYHMWKFGWDERNGGNISRILDEAEVSPHIDLKGTGRVITLSFPVPELAGKIFVVTGSGKYFRNVISDPGMNLGVIRVTADGEHVDVLWGFSGNTFPTSELASHFMSHIERLKVDPNHRIVMHTHATNVIAMTFVHDLDEKKFTKTLWQMCTECIVVFPEGVGVLPWMVPGSAEIGRKTAEKMKDRRVVIWPHHGIFGSGSTMDETFGLIETVEKAAQVYMLTAGHGIKQTITDQELADLAKAFGVTPAPQILEV
- a CDS encoding ABC-2 family transporter protein translates to MLYFTLASKAYARNLHYRGAHMLHNIASALFGYLYACIWIGIGQDRPLGEYGVHGMIGYIAFTQASLWISGFITNGLGIPQAVRTGQISLDLMRPVHLFVLCMCREWGQIAYQFVYKSLPIYLLYMLLFSLSLPTHWTTLLCSLIALAAAAYMSICMNYIIGATSLWTTESSWLYWVNHALINLLAGFFIPVEWLPSWLQTISWMSPYPYLLYVPTRIYLGYEQSASLIGSFAWCIVFTLLCLLVTVIVRRKVEVQGG
- a CDS encoding ABC transporter permease, giving the protein MSIRYWLDLYAVLIRSSIRSRMQYKLNFMLGTVLAAVIQIAEFLMIAIVLNKFGAVKGWSLYEVGYLFAVMTLSKTLYRTFASDVHHLENYLTTGELDQLLTRPVPILMALMSQNIRLMPGELLQGGAILYWALYGLMSSGQIHWIALPYTAFVIFTGAIILFSIGLVTATVGFWITRINELQTLTEDAAQTAVRYPLILYPSWLRSILLVMIPVGFVNYVPSLFILRGEYGSWLVYGIAPLAGLFLYLGLKFWKFGLTRYQSTGS
- a CDS encoding ATP-binding cassette domain-containing protein, coding for MIEVSGLNKQFRTPVVKEGRFAGLRTLFTREYRMKEAVKDISFTIHKGDFVGYIGPNGAGKSTTIKMLTGILHPSSGEVKINGVNPHQQRRQVAKRLGVVFGQRSQLWWDLPVKDSYDILALMYKVTAQDKEKRLDELGELLDLKEFWLTPVRKLSLGQRMRADIAASMLHDPDVLFLDEPTIGLDVTAKRSIRGFLKKLNSEYGKTILLTTHDMDDIEQLCERVMVINHGELSYEGTIENLRDRIGLPTLIRVTFNGAYQLPTPDGLGLPIEVALDADHVFRIVEANNRELHIEANRQQVKAMDILRLVSGWGEVADIHMEEPDFEDVIHRVY
- the tdh gene encoding L-threonine 3-dehydrogenase gives rise to the protein MKKTMTGLVKEHRAPGAVYKEVPIPEIGPDEVLVKVKASSICGTDVHIYNWDKWAEKSVVTGNVFGHEFAGIVVESGEQVEKIRIGDHVSAEGHMVCGTCKACRTGNAHVCHHTRSFGITAPGCFAEYAVVKAGSIIQNDPDMPYELACLQDPLGNAVHTVLSGDIVGKSVLIVGAGLIGLMAISVAKACGAGLVMAADIHPYRLHMAHQMGADIVINSINANLPQVVRDITGGEGAEVVLEMSGHPEAIRDGFEAAARAARVSLLGIPTRDVPMDLGQIIFKGIRVEGITGRRMYETWYQMKGLLRSGNLGLDKLVTHTCSLDRFEEAFELMKSGACGKIVFLNELSNHFEPVQGNPFHQKLLHV
- a CDS encoding right-handed parallel beta-helix repeat-containing protein — its product is MADSIPFVTVTDPARLGDEVAKMKLSGGGVLVLPGGTYPVNSDLTIDPNIMLNFMNGAKLNIAAGRTVNFNGKIEAGITQIFAGDGQIKGTPQVKEFYPQWFGALGNGKNDDTKGIQNAINIATSVGGTVVFPQASYTAGTINLKSSVRLSGEKGAVLQSASSFPDTLFTGSGISSFEIENLEGKISFDISSSSDFIIQQLHVSENAGNWAFTACTNGMILNNQILNTKNVTERIIYLSGCTDMLAQGNRLKNKTLFNNVEGNLNTGINASSSKYCRIMNNHIENCGGQGITFDTNIGITSAADRKCFSNLASGNIVIGNGQEGITAFSSNQFETYDITISGNICINNRYDGIEIWGVRQCIVESNSISAPAIKDYSFGAINIYASKDIIVSGNAIDNVPTSGIATVNGSNYPEQKCSNIILTNNRIQNWNYQDMNPATNHDQICGINLFGADFTIVQGNLFLDTRAGRKYGVKAISVVQGRHHIQGNVNPNNLPIDDHVEADMTWAGRQIAERLPMLRMSQLQGDINNGSLSGIDPGSVWYNANKFALFFKGYEKAMLTPMIIDESSTSGFPSADYAPGYMQYQLQTGRLFFRGKASSSSGKYTEVVLKDKFINLKRTTEVTKKPVEGDTYYDPTKKKPVFFDGTNWRDYAGNIVSVNP